Part of the Thermanaerothrix sp. genome is shown below.
CGGTGAGCCCGTTCCAAACGGGGACGCCGGCGTACTTGGCAAGCTCCTCAACCACAGACTGCTTGAATCCGCGGAACTCGATGCCGTCAAACATCCTGCCCAACACCCTGGCGGTATCGGCCACGTCCTCCTTGTGGCCAAGCTGGATGTCATTCTTGCCAAGGTACTCAGGATGCCCGCCCTCGTCAATGCAGGCAACGGTGAAAGCGCAACGGGTCCTGGTGGAAGGCTTCTCGAAGATGAGGGCCACGTTCTTCCCCGCCAGGAGGTTGCCCCTTATCCCAGCCCTCTTCTTGTTCTTCAGATCCCTGGAGAGGTCCAGAAGGAACTTTATCTCCTCCGGAGTGTGGTGCTTCAGACTCAGAAGGTGACGCCCCCTAAGATTCACTGCCATGATCTATTCCTCCCTGTCTTCTTGAAATATCGGAACCTCCCAAGCCTAAACTGCAAAAACGGGTTTAGCGGAAGTCCAACTTTCAGCCCATAAAATAAACTTGAGAGATCCGAGGGTTTACTCATAGATATTACCACAAAGGGTTAGATTTTCAATAGCCCTCCGGAGAGATGCCCCCTGAATTGGATATTACCTCCCTTAACAAGGCCGGTATTACGGATTCCATCATCTCCAGAGGCCAAGATCCGAGGGATTTCCCCCTTGCAAAAACGATAAACCCCGAGGGAGAACCGGCTATCCCGAAATCAGCTCCAGCCGCCTCCCTTGGCCCGTTAACCTCACAACCCATCACCGCCACCTTGAATCCATCGGGGACGTCGTTCATCTCTTCAAAGATCTTACGGACCTTATTCACGTATATCCTGACGTCCAACCTGCACCTGCCGCAGGTTGGACAACTTACCCAGTCCACACCTTTTGAGCGAATACCCAGGGACCTTAGTATTTGGTAAGCGGCCTTGACCTCAAGCACCCCATCCCCCGACAGACTTACCCTTATGGTGTCTCCTATCCCGTTCATCAAAAGGCCGCCTATCCCCACAGCGCTTCTAACCGACCCTTCGAAAGGAGGGCCCGCCTCGGTTATGCCTATGTGGAACGGGAGATCGCATGTGGACGCAAGCATTTGGTTGGCCCGCATGGTCTCCTTAACATCCGAGGATTTTGCCGAAACTATGACATCCTCGAATCCATTTTGAAGACATAAATCCACTTGTTCCCTTACCGCCAACACCAAAGCCCTT
Proteins encoded:
- the ispG gene encoding flavodoxin-dependent (E)-4-hydroxy-3-methylbut-2-enyl-diphosphate synthase, with the protein product MSIGGLSIGGGSPIRVESMLKTPLDDAEGCIKELHRLKEAGCELVRTSYRDLQQEPWLREVVKASPIPIMADIHFDHRLALSAIKAGCLSVRVNPGNLGGRDKMLKVLAAARDANVVIRVGANGGSISNDQIAKAEGDRARALVLAVREQVDLCLQNGFEDVIVSAKSSDVKETMRANQMLASTCDLPFHIGITEAGPPFEGSVRSAVGIGGLLMNGIGDTIRVSLSGDGVLEVKAAYQILRSLGIRSKGVDWVSCPTCGRCRLDVRIYVNKVRKIFEEMNDVPDGFKVAVMGCEVNGPREAAGADFGIAGSPSGFIVFARGKSLGSWPLEMMESVIPALLREVISNSGGISPEGY